A genomic window from Pseudocitrobacter corydidari includes:
- a CDS encoding F0F1 ATP synthase subunit epsilon, giving the protein MAMTYHLDVVSAEQQMFSGLVEKIQVTGSEGELGIYPGHAPLLTAIKPGMIRIVKQHGHEEFIYLSGGILEVQPGSTTVLADTAIRGQDLDEARALEAKRKAEEHIKSSHGDVDYAQASAELAKAIAQLRVIELTKKAM; this is encoded by the coding sequence ATGGCAATGACTTACCACCTGGACGTCGTCAGTGCAGAGCAACAAATGTTCTCTGGTCTGGTCGAGAAAATCCAGGTAACGGGTAGCGAAGGTGAACTGGGTATTTACCCGGGTCACGCCCCGCTGCTCACCGCCATTAAGCCTGGTATGATCCGCATCGTGAAACAGCACGGTCATGAAGAGTTTATCTACCTGTCTGGCGGCATTCTTGAAGTGCAGCCTGGTAGCACGACCGTTCTGGCTGATACCGCCATTCGTGGCCAGGATCTCGACGAAGCGCGAGCCCTGGAAGCGAAACGCAAAGCGGAAGAGCACATCAAGAGCTCTCACGGCGACGTGGATTACGCTCAGGCGTCTGCGGAACTGGCCAAAGCGATCGCGCAGCTGCGCGTTATCGAGCTGACCAAGAAAGCGATGTAA
- the rsmG gene encoding 16S rRNA (guanine(527)-N(7))-methyltransferase RsmG codes for MINKLSRLLDEAGISLTDHQKHQLVAYVDMLNKWNKAYNLTSVRDPNEMLIRHILDSIVVAPHLQGQRFIDVGTGPGLPGIPLSIVRPESHFTLLDSLGKRVRFLRQVQHELKLENIAPVQSRVEEFPAEPPFDGVISRAFASLTDMVTWCKHLPAENGRFYALKGQRPDDEISQLPTEFSVENIVELRVPHLEGERHLVIIRTNKS; via the coding sequence GTGATTAACAAACTCTCTCGTCTGCTGGATGAAGCAGGCATTTCGCTCACCGATCACCAGAAACATCAGCTGGTGGCCTATGTCGATATGCTGAACAAATGGAACAAAGCGTACAACCTGACGTCCGTGCGCGATCCTAACGAGATGTTAATTCGACATATTCTGGACAGCATCGTGGTTGCGCCGCATTTGCAGGGGCAACGGTTTATTGATGTCGGTACGGGCCCTGGATTGCCGGGTATCCCGCTTTCGATCGTGCGTCCGGAATCTCATTTTACGCTGCTCGACAGCCTGGGTAAGCGTGTACGCTTTCTGCGTCAGGTGCAGCATGAGCTGAAACTTGAGAACATCGCGCCGGTGCAAAGCCGAGTTGAAGAGTTCCCCGCAGAGCCGCCTTTTGATGGCGTCATCAGCCGTGCGTTTGCGTCTCTGACGGACATGGTGACCTGGTGTAAGCACTTACCTGCGGAAAATGGCCGCTTCTATGCGCTGAAAGGGCAGAGGCCAGACGATGAAATCAGCCAGTTACCGACTGAATTCTCCGTAGAAAATATCGTTGAACTCCGTGTTCCGCACCTGGAAGGCGAACGCCATCTGGTGATAATTAGAACAAACAAAAGTTAA
- the atpH gene encoding F0F1 ATP synthase subunit delta yields the protein MSEFVTVARPYAKAAFDFAVEHNSVERWQDMLAFTAEVTKNEQMAELLSGAMAPETLAKSFIAVCGEQLDENGQNLIKVMAENGRLRVLPDVLEQFIHLRAASEAVAEVEVTSATALSEEQLAKISTAMEKRLSRKVKLNCNIDKSVMAGIIIRSGDMVIDGSVRGRLERLADVLQS from the coding sequence ATGTCTGAATTTGTTACTGTAGCTCGCCCCTACGCCAAAGCAGCTTTTGACTTTGCCGTCGAACACAACAGTGTAGAGCGCTGGCAGGACATGCTGGCGTTTACCGCTGAAGTGACGAAAAACGAACAAATGGCAGAGCTTCTGTCTGGCGCGATGGCGCCGGAAACGCTCGCTAAGTCGTTTATCGCCGTCTGTGGTGAGCAACTGGACGAAAACGGCCAGAACCTGATTAAGGTTATGGCTGAAAATGGTCGTCTGCGTGTGCTCCCGGATGTTCTCGAGCAGTTCATTCATTTACGTGCCGCCAGCGAGGCGGTTGCCGAAGTCGAAGTGACTTCCGCGACAGCACTGAGTGAAGAACAGCTTGCGAAAATCAGCACAGCGATGGAAAAACGTCTGTCACGCAAAGTGAAGCTGAATTGCAATATCGATAAGTCTGTAATGGCAGGCATTATCATCCGCTCGGGTGATATGGTCATTGATGGCAGCGTACGCGGCCGTCTTGAACGCCTTGCAGACGTCTTGCAGTCTTAA
- the atpI gene encoding F0F1 ATP synthase subunit I — MSLSLVSRNVARKLLFIQLLAVIASGLLFSLKDPFWGISSACGGMAVFLPNMLFMIFAWRHQVHTPAKGRVAWTFAFGEAFKVLAMLVLLIVALAVLKAVFLPLIVTWILVLVVQILAPAVINNKG; from the coding sequence ATGTCATTGTCGCTCGTGAGTCGAAACGTTGCTCGTAAGCTTCTGTTCATTCAGCTCCTGGCAGTAATAGCAAGTGGACTGCTGTTCAGCCTCAAAGACCCCTTCTGGGGCATTTCCTCCGCGTGCGGAGGTATGGCAGTATTTCTGCCTAACATGTTGTTTATGATTTTTGCCTGGCGCCACCAGGTACATACACCGGCTAAGGGCCGAGTCGCATGGACATTCGCGTTTGGCGAAGCGTTCAAGGTGTTGGCGATGCTGGTGTTGCTGATCGTGGCGTTGGCAGTTTTGAAGGCGGTGTTCTTGCCGCTAATCGTGACATGGATTTTGGTGCTGGTGGTTCAGATACTGGCACCCGCTGTAATTAACAACAAAGGGTAA
- the mioC gene encoding FMN-binding protein MioC, with protein sequence MADITLISGSTLGSAEYVAEHLAEKLEDAGFSTETLHGPLLEDLTASGIWLVISSTHGAGDIPDNLLPFYNDLREQKPDLSQVRFGSIGIGSREYDTFCGAIDKIDTELAACGAKQVGETLKINVLEHDIPEDPAEIWVGSWADRLRDL encoded by the coding sequence ATGGCAGATATCACACTCATCAGCGGAAGCACACTTGGCAGCGCCGAGTATGTGGCGGAACACCTGGCTGAAAAGCTGGAAGACGCGGGTTTTTCGACCGAAACGCTGCATGGTCCTTTATTAGAGGATCTCACGGCGTCGGGGATCTGGCTGGTTATCAGCTCCACGCACGGTGCCGGTGACATTCCTGACAACCTGCTGCCTTTTTATAACGATCTCCGCGAGCAGAAACCCGACCTTTCCCAGGTACGCTTCGGTTCAATCGGTATTGGCAGTCGTGAATATGACACTTTTTGCGGCGCCATCGATAAAATCGACACCGAATTGGCCGCCTGTGGCGCGAAACAGGTGGGCGAAACGCTCAAGATCAATGTCCTTGAACATGACATTCCTGAAGATCCCGCGGAAATTTGGGTCGGATCATGGGCCGATCGGCTCAGAGATTTGTAA
- a CDS encoding Bax inhibitor-1 family protein, producing MSFKPLFEGPQSARQTDRATFIRQTYIHLAVSVLGFILLSAVFMNQGVGEMMLAKLAAGGRYGWLVILGAFMLVSMLATRLADNVASDNTQQIGLGIYVLAEALIFAPLLTMARYINPDIIPSAAITTLLLVCGLTFTAFTTRKDFSFMRSFLTMASFIALGAIVASVILGFSLGIWFSAAMVLLCAGFILYDTSNIIHHYPTNRPAGAALHLFASIATMFWYVLRLFMSRN from the coding sequence ATGTCATTTAAACCGTTATTTGAAGGCCCGCAATCTGCTCGTCAGACTGACCGCGCCACGTTTATTCGCCAAACCTACATTCACCTTGCCGTTTCGGTGCTGGGCTTTATTTTGCTGAGCGCAGTGTTTATGAATCAGGGCGTGGGCGAGATGATGCTGGCAAAACTGGCCGCGGGCGGTCGTTATGGCTGGCTGGTGATACTGGGGGCGTTTATGCTGGTGAGCATGCTGGCGACGCGTCTCGCCGATAACGTGGCATCAGACAATACCCAGCAGATTGGTCTTGGGATTTACGTGCTCGCTGAAGCGTTAATCTTCGCGCCGTTGCTCACCATGGCCAGATACATCAACCCGGACATCATCCCATCCGCTGCGATTACTACGTTGCTGCTGGTGTGCGGCCTGACCTTTACCGCCTTCACCACGCGTAAAGACTTTTCTTTTATGCGCTCTTTTTTGACGATGGCGAGCTTTATCGCGCTGGGCGCTATTGTGGCGAGCGTGATACTCGGGTTCTCTCTTGGCATTTGGTTCAGTGCCGCGATGGTGCTGCTGTGCGCAGGGTTCATTCTGTACGATACGTCTAACATCATTCACCACTATCCAACCAACCGCCCTGCGGGGGCGGCGCTGCATCTGTTTGCGTCCATCGCCACGATGTTCTGGTATGTGCTGCGTCTGTTTATGTCACGCAACTAA
- the atpD gene encoding F0F1 ATP synthase subunit beta: MATGKIVQVIGAVVDVEFPQDAVPRVYEALEVQNGNEVLVLEVQQQLGGGIVRTIAMGSSDGLRRGLDVKDLEHPIEVPVGKATLGRIMNVLGQPVDMKGDIGEEERWAIHRAAPSYEELSNSQELLETGIKVIDLMCPFAKGGKVGLFGGAGVGKTVNMMELIRNIAIEHSGYSVFAGVGERTREGNDFYHEMTESNVIDKVSLVYGQMNEPPGNRLRVALTGLTMAEKFRDEGRDVLLFVDNIYRYTLAGTEVSALLGRMPSAVGYQPTLAEEMGVLQERITSTKTGSITSVQAVYVPADDLTDPSPATTFAHLDATVVLSRQIASLGIYPAVDPLDSTSRQLDPLVVGQEHYDTARGVQSILQRYQELKDIIAILGMDELSEEDKLVVARARKIQRFLSQPFFVAEVFTGSPGKYVSLKDTIRGFKGIMDGEYDHLPEQAFYMVGSIDEAVEKAKKL; this comes from the coding sequence ATGGCTACTGGAAAAATTGTCCAGGTAATCGGCGCCGTAGTTGACGTCGAATTCCCTCAGGATGCCGTACCGCGCGTGTACGAAGCTCTTGAGGTACAGAATGGTAATGAAGTGCTGGTGCTGGAAGTTCAGCAGCAGCTCGGCGGCGGTATCGTGCGTACCATCGCAATGGGTTCTTCTGACGGCCTGCGCCGTGGTCTGGATGTAAAAGACCTCGAGCACCCGATCGAAGTCCCGGTAGGTAAAGCAACACTGGGTCGTATCATGAACGTACTGGGTCAACCGGTTGACATGAAAGGCGACATCGGTGAAGAAGAGCGTTGGGCTATCCACCGCGCAGCACCGTCCTATGAAGAGCTGTCAAACTCTCAGGAACTGCTGGAAACCGGTATCAAAGTAATCGACCTGATGTGTCCGTTCGCTAAGGGCGGTAAAGTCGGTCTGTTCGGTGGTGCGGGTGTAGGTAAAACCGTAAACATGATGGAGCTTATTCGTAACATCGCGATCGAGCACTCCGGTTACTCTGTGTTTGCGGGCGTAGGTGAACGTACTCGTGAGGGTAACGACTTCTACCACGAAATGACCGAATCCAACGTTATCGATAAAGTATCCCTGGTGTATGGCCAGATGAACGAGCCGCCGGGAAACCGTCTGCGCGTTGCACTGACCGGCCTGACCATGGCTGAGAAATTCCGTGACGAAGGCCGTGACGTACTGCTGTTCGTCGATAACATCTATCGTTATACCCTGGCCGGTACGGAAGTATCCGCACTGCTGGGTCGTATGCCTTCAGCGGTAGGTTATCAGCCGACCCTGGCGGAAGAGATGGGTGTTCTTCAGGAACGTATCACCTCCACCAAAACCGGTTCTATCACCTCCGTACAGGCGGTATACGTACCTGCGGATGACTTGACTGACCCATCCCCAGCAACCACCTTTGCGCACTTAGACGCAACCGTGGTACTGAGCCGTCAGATCGCGTCTCTGGGTATCTACCCAGCCGTTGACCCGCTGGACTCCACCAGCCGTCAGCTGGACCCGCTGGTTGTTGGTCAGGAACACTACGACACTGCGCGTGGCGTTCAGTCCATCCTGCAGCGTTATCAGGAACTGAAAGACATCATCGCCATCCTGGGTATGGATGAACTGTCTGAAGAAGATAAACTGGTGGTAGCACGCGCACGTAAAATTCAGCGCTTCCTGTCCCAGCCGTTCTTCGTAGCGGAAGTATTCACCGGTTCTCCGGGTAAATACGTTTCTCTGAAAGACACCATCCGTGGCTTTAAAGGCATCATGGACGGCGAATACGATCACCTGCCAGAGCAGGCGTTCTACATGGTCGGTTCCATCGACGAAGCCGTGGAAAAAGCCAAAAAACTTTAA
- the atpE gene encoding F0F1 ATP synthase subunit C, giving the protein MENLNMDLLYMAAAVMMGLAAIGAAIGIGILGGKFLEGAARQPDLIPLLRTQFFIVMGLVDAIPMIAVGLGLYVMFAVA; this is encoded by the coding sequence ATGGAAAACCTGAATATGGATCTGCTGTACATGGCTGCCGCTGTGATGATGGGTCTGGCGGCAATCGGTGCTGCGATCGGTATCGGCATCCTCGGGGGCAAATTCCTGGAAGGCGCAGCGCGTCAACCGGATCTGATTCCACTGCTGCGTACTCAGTTCTTTATCGTTATGGGTCTGGTGGATGCTATCCCAATGATCGCTGTAGGTCTGGGTCTGTACGTGATGTTTGCTGTCGCGTAG
- the atpF gene encoding F0F1 ATP synthase subunit B, whose product MNLNATILGQAIAFVLFVLFCMKYVWPPLMAAIEKRQKEIADGLASAERAKKDLDLAQANATDQLKKAKAEAQVIIEQANKRRAQILDEVKAEAEQERTKIVAQAQAEIDAERKRAREELRKQVAILAVAGAEKIIERSVDEAANSDIVDKLVAEL is encoded by the coding sequence GTGAATCTTAACGCAACAATCCTCGGCCAGGCCATCGCGTTTGTCCTGTTCGTTCTGTTCTGCATGAAGTACGTATGGCCGCCGTTAATGGCTGCCATCGAAAAACGTCAAAAAGAGATTGCTGACGGTCTTGCTTCTGCTGAACGAGCTAAAAAGGATTTGGACCTTGCACAGGCCAACGCGACCGACCAGCTGAAAAAAGCGAAAGCGGAAGCCCAGGTTATCATTGAGCAGGCGAACAAACGTCGCGCCCAGATCCTGGACGAAGTGAAAGCTGAAGCAGAACAGGAACGTACTAAAATCGTGGCGCAGGCTCAGGCGGAAATCGACGCTGAGCGTAAACGTGCTCGCGAAGAACTGCGTAAGCAAGTTGCTATCCTGGCTGTTGCTGGCGCCGAGAAGATCATCGAACGTTCCGTGGATGAAGCTGCTAACAGCGACATCGTGGACAAACTTGTCGCTGAACTGTAA
- the atpB gene encoding F0F1 ATP synthase subunit A: MASENMTPQDYIGHHLNNLQLDLRTFSLVDPHNPPATFWTLNIDSMFFSVVLGLLFLLMFRSVAKRATSGVPGKFQTAIELVIGFVHGSVKDMYHGKSKLIAPLALTIFVWVFLMNLMDLLPIDLLPYIAEHILGLPALRVVPSADVNITLSMALGVFILILFYSIKMKGIGGFTKELTLQPFNHWAFIPVNLILEGVSLLSKPVSLGLRLFGNMYAGELIFILIAGLLPWWSQWILNVPWAIFHILIITLQAFIFMVLTIVYLSMASEEH; encoded by the coding sequence ATGGCTTCTGAAAATATGACGCCGCAGGATTACATAGGTCACCACCTGAATAACCTTCAGCTGGACCTGCGTACATTCTCGCTGGTAGATCCGCATAACCCCCCAGCCACCTTCTGGACGCTCAATATTGACTCCATGTTCTTCTCGGTGGTGCTGGGTCTGTTGTTCCTGCTTATGTTCCGTAGCGTTGCTAAACGAGCAACCAGCGGCGTACCAGGCAAATTTCAGACCGCGATTGAGCTGGTAATCGGCTTCGTTCATGGCAGTGTCAAAGACATGTACCATGGCAAAAGCAAGCTCATCGCTCCTCTGGCTCTGACGATTTTCGTCTGGGTCTTCCTGATGAACCTGATGGACCTTCTGCCTATCGACCTGCTGCCGTATATTGCTGAGCATATACTGGGCCTGCCGGCGCTGCGCGTGGTGCCGTCTGCGGACGTGAACATTACCCTGTCTATGGCACTGGGCGTGTTCATCCTGATTCTGTTCTACAGCATCAAAATGAAAGGCATCGGCGGCTTCACGAAAGAGTTGACGCTGCAGCCGTTCAATCACTGGGCTTTCATTCCTGTCAACTTAATCCTTGAAGGGGTCAGCCTGCTGTCCAAACCGGTTTCTCTCGGTCTGCGACTGTTCGGTAACATGTATGCCGGTGAGCTGATTTTCATTCTGATTGCTGGTCTGTTGCCGTGGTGGTCACAGTGGATTCTGAATGTGCCGTGGGCCATTTTCCACATCCTGATCATTACGCTGCAAGCCTTCATCTTCATGGTTCTGACGATCGTCTATCTGTCGATGGCGTCTGAAGAGCATTAA
- the mnmG gene encoding tRNA uridine-5-carboxymethylaminomethyl(34) synthesis enzyme MnmG yields the protein MFYQDPFDVIIIGGGHAGTEAAMAAARMGQQTLLLTHNIDTLGQMSCNPAIGGIGKGHLVKEVDALGGLMATAIDHAGIQFRILNASKGPAVRATRAQADRVLYRQAVRTALENQPNLMIFQQAVEDLIVENDRVVGAVTQMGLKFRAKAVVLTVGTFLDGKIHIGLDNYSGGRAGDPPSIPLSRRLRELPLRVSRLKTGTPPRIDARTIDFSVLAQQLGDNPMPVFSFLGDASQHPRQVPCYVTHTNEKTHDVIRNNLDRSPMYAGVIEGIGPRYCPSIEDKVMRFADRNQHQIFLEPEGLTSNEIYPNGISTSLPFDVQMQIVRSMQGMENAKIVRPGYAIEYDFFDPRDLKPTLESKFIHGLFFAGQINGTTGYEEAAAQGLLAGLNAARFSAEKEGWAPRRDQAYLGVLVDDLCTLGTKEPYRMFTSRAEYRLMLREDNADLRLTEAGRELGLVDDVRWARFNEKLENIERERQRLKTTWVAPSSESAGEVNAHLSAPLSREASGEDLLRRPEMTYEQLTALTPFAPALADAQAAEQVEIQVKYEGYIARQQDEIEKQQRNENTLLPATLDYRQVNGLSNEVIAKLNDHKPVSIGQASRISGITPAAISILLVWLKKQGMLRRSA from the coding sequence ATGTTTTATCAGGATCCTTTTGACGTCATCATCATTGGCGGGGGTCATGCAGGCACTGAGGCCGCGATGGCCGCAGCGCGAATGGGTCAGCAGACCCTGCTTTTGACACACAATATCGACACTCTGGGGCAGATGAGCTGCAACCCGGCGATTGGCGGCATTGGGAAAGGACACCTGGTAAAAGAAGTGGATGCACTTGGCGGCCTGATGGCCACCGCGATCGACCATGCGGGTATCCAGTTTAGGATACTAAACGCGAGCAAAGGGCCGGCGGTACGCGCCACTCGTGCTCAGGCGGATCGCGTGCTCTATCGCCAGGCAGTGCGCACTGCGCTGGAGAACCAACCGAACCTGATGATCTTCCAGCAGGCGGTTGAAGATCTGATTGTGGAAAACGATCGCGTGGTTGGCGCTGTCACCCAGATGGGGCTGAAATTCCGCGCTAAAGCGGTTGTGCTCACTGTCGGGACTTTCCTCGACGGCAAAATTCATATCGGGCTGGATAACTACAGCGGTGGCCGTGCTGGCGATCCGCCGTCCATTCCGCTCTCTCGTCGTCTGCGTGAACTGCCGCTGCGCGTAAGCCGTCTGAAAACCGGCACCCCGCCGCGTATCGACGCGCGCACCATTGATTTCAGCGTGCTGGCGCAACAGCTTGGCGATAACCCAATGCCCGTTTTCTCGTTCCTCGGCGATGCGTCCCAGCATCCGCGTCAGGTACCGTGCTATGTCACGCATACCAACGAGAAAACCCATGACGTGATCCGCAATAACCTCGACCGCAGCCCAATGTATGCTGGCGTGATTGAAGGGATTGGCCCACGTTACTGCCCGTCTATCGAAGACAAAGTGATGCGCTTTGCCGACCGAAACCAGCACCAGATTTTCCTGGAGCCGGAAGGGCTGACCTCCAACGAAATTTACCCTAACGGTATCTCCACCAGCCTGCCATTCGATGTGCAGATGCAAATCGTCCGCTCCATGCAGGGGATGGAAAACGCGAAGATCGTCCGTCCAGGCTATGCTATCGAGTACGATTTCTTCGATCCGCGCGATCTGAAACCGACGCTGGAAAGCAAATTTATCCACGGTCTGTTCTTTGCCGGCCAGATCAACGGCACCACCGGTTACGAAGAAGCCGCCGCACAGGGGCTGCTTGCTGGTCTGAACGCCGCGCGTTTCTCGGCGGAAAAAGAGGGCTGGGCGCCGCGTCGCGATCAGGCCTACCTGGGCGTGCTGGTCGACGATCTCTGCACGCTGGGTACCAAAGAACCGTACCGCATGTTTACCTCGCGTGCGGAATATCGTCTGATGCTGCGCGAAGATAACGCCGATCTGCGTCTAACCGAAGCGGGCCGTGAGCTGGGCCTGGTGGACGATGTGCGCTGGGCGCGCTTCAACGAGAAGCTGGAAAATATCGAGCGTGAACGTCAGCGCCTGAAAACGACCTGGGTTGCGCCGTCTTCCGAGTCAGCAGGCGAAGTGAATGCTCACCTGAGTGCGCCGCTGTCGCGTGAAGCCAGTGGGGAAGATCTGCTGCGTCGCCCGGAAATGACCTACGAACAGCTGACCGCGCTGACGCCATTCGCGCCTGCGCTGGCCGATGCTCAGGCCGCTGAACAGGTTGAGATTCAGGTGAAATACGAAGGTTACATTGCGCGTCAGCAGGATGAGATTGAAAAACAGCAGCGTAACGAAAATACGCTCCTGCCTGCGACGCTCGATTATCGTCAGGTTAACGGTCTCTCCAACGAAGTGATCGCCAAGCTGAATGACCATAAACCGGTTTCAATTGGCCAGGCGTCACGTATTTCCGGGATTACCCCCGCCGCCATCTCAATTTTGCTGGTTTGGCTGAAAAAACAAGGTATGCTGCGCCGCAGCGCGTAA
- the atpG gene encoding F0F1 ATP synthase subunit gamma: MAGAKEIRSKIASVQNTQKITKAMEMVAASKMRKSQERMAASRPYAETMRKVIGHLANGNLEYKHPYLEERDVKRVGYLVVSTDRGLCGGLNINLFKKILAEMKGWSDKGVQCDIAMIGSKGVSFFNSVGGNIVAQVTGMGDNPSLSELIGPVKVMLQAYDEGRLDKLYIVNNKFINTMSQVPTITQLLPLPASEDEDLKRKSWDYLYEPDPKALLDTLLRRYVESQVYQGVVENLASEQAARMVAMKAATDNGGSLIKELQLVYNKARQASITQELTEIVGGASAV; encoded by the coding sequence ATGGCCGGCGCAAAAGAGATACGTAGTAAGATCGCAAGCGTCCAGAACACGCAGAAGATCACTAAAGCGATGGAAATGGTCGCCGCTTCCAAAATGCGTAAATCGCAGGAACGTATGGCGGCCAGCCGTCCTTATGCAGAAACCATGCGCAAAGTGATTGGTCACCTTGCAAACGGTAATCTGGAATATAAGCACCCGTACCTGGAAGAACGCGACGTTAAACGCGTGGGCTACCTGGTGGTGTCGACAGACCGTGGTCTGTGTGGTGGCTTGAACATTAACCTGTTCAAAAAAATTCTGGCGGAAATGAAAGGTTGGTCTGATAAAGGCGTTCAGTGCGATATCGCAATGATCGGCTCTAAAGGCGTCTCTTTCTTCAATTCCGTTGGCGGTAACATCGTCGCGCAGGTCACTGGCATGGGGGATAACCCTTCCCTGTCCGAACTGATCGGCCCGGTAAAAGTGATGTTGCAGGCTTACGATGAAGGCCGTCTGGACAAGCTTTATATTGTAAACAACAAATTTATCAACACCATGTCTCAGGTTCCTACCATCACTCAGCTGCTGCCGCTGCCTGCGTCAGAAGATGAGGATCTGAAGCGTAAATCCTGGGATTACCTGTATGAACCCGATCCGAAAGCGCTGCTGGATACCCTCCTGCGCCGCTACGTAGAGTCTCAGGTTTATCAAGGTGTTGTAGAAAACCTGGCCAGCGAGCAGGCCGCACGTATGGTGGCGATGAAAGCCGCGACCGACAATGGCGGCAGCCTGATCAAAGAGCTGCAGTTGGTATACAACAAAGCTCGTCAGGCCAGCATTACTCAGGAACTCACCGAGATCGTCGGTGGTGCATCCGCGGTATAA
- the atpA gene encoding F0F1 ATP synthase subunit alpha: MQLNSTEISELIKQRIAQFSVVSEAHNEGTIVSVSDGVIRIHGLADCMQGEMISLPGNRYAIALNLERDSVGAVVMGPYADLAEGMKVKCTGRILEVPVGRGLLGRVVNTLGAPIDGKGALDNDGFSAVEAIAPGVIERQSVDQPVQTGYKSVDAMIPIGRGQRELIIGDRQTGKTALAIDAIINQRDSGIKCVYVAIGQKASTISNVVRKLEEHGALANTIVVVATASESAALQYLAPYAGCAMGEYFRDRGEDALIIYDDLSKQAVAYRQISLLLRRPPGREAFPGDVFYLHSRLLERAARVNAEYVEAFTKGEVKGKTGSLTALPIIETQAGDVSAFVPTNVISITDGQIFLETNLFNAGIRPAVNPGISVSRVGGAAQTKIMKKLSGGIRTALAQYRELAAFSQFASDLDDATRKQLDHGQKVTELLKQKQYAPMSVAQQSLVLFAAERGYLADVELSKIGSFEAALLAYVDRDHAPLMQEINQSGGYNDEIEGKLKGILDSFKATQSW, translated from the coding sequence ATGCAACTGAATTCCACCGAAATCAGCGAACTGATCAAGCAGCGCATTGCTCAGTTCAGTGTTGTGAGTGAAGCTCACAACGAAGGTACTATTGTTTCTGTAAGTGACGGTGTTATCCGCATCCACGGCCTGGCCGATTGTATGCAGGGTGAAATGATTTCCCTGCCGGGTAACCGTTACGCTATCGCACTGAACCTGGAGCGCGACTCTGTTGGTGCAGTAGTAATGGGTCCGTATGCTGACCTTGCCGAAGGCATGAAAGTTAAGTGTACTGGTCGTATCCTGGAAGTTCCGGTTGGCCGTGGCCTGCTGGGTCGTGTGGTTAACACCCTGGGTGCGCCAATCGACGGTAAAGGTGCGCTGGATAACGACGGCTTCTCCGCTGTTGAAGCTATCGCGCCGGGCGTTATCGAACGTCAGTCCGTTGATCAGCCAGTACAGACTGGTTATAAGTCCGTTGATGCCATGATCCCAATCGGTCGTGGTCAGCGTGAACTGATCATCGGTGACCGTCAGACCGGTAAAACTGCGCTGGCAATCGATGCCATCATCAACCAGCGTGATTCCGGTATCAAATGTGTCTACGTTGCTATCGGCCAGAAAGCGTCCACCATCTCTAACGTGGTACGTAAACTGGAAGAACACGGCGCGCTGGCTAACACCATCGTTGTTGTGGCAACCGCGTCTGAATCCGCTGCACTGCAATACCTGGCGCCGTATGCCGGTTGCGCAATGGGCGAATACTTCCGTGACCGTGGTGAAGATGCGCTGATCATTTATGATGACCTGTCTAAACAGGCTGTCGCATACCGTCAGATCTCCCTGCTGCTCCGTCGTCCGCCAGGACGTGAAGCATTCCCGGGCGACGTATTCTACCTGCACTCCCGTCTGCTGGAGCGTGCTGCGCGTGTTAACGCCGAATACGTTGAAGCCTTCACCAAAGGTGAAGTGAAAGGGAAAACCGGTTCTCTGACCGCTCTGCCGATTATCGAAACTCAGGCGGGTGACGTTTCTGCGTTCGTTCCGACTAACGTAATCTCCATTACCGATGGTCAGATCTTCCTGGAAACCAACCTGTTTAACGCCGGTATTCGTCCTGCGGTTAACCCGGGTATCTCCGTATCCCGTGTAGGTGGTGCAGCGCAGACCAAGATCATGAAAAAACTGTCCGGTGGTATTCGTACCGCGCTGGCGCAGTATCGTGAACTGGCGGCGTTCTCTCAGTTTGCATCCGACCTTGACGATGCAACCCGTAAGCAGCTTGACCACGGTCAGAAAGTGACCGAACTGCTGAAACAGAAACAGTATGCGCCGATGTCCGTTGCGCAGCAGTCTCTGGTTCTGTTCGCAGCAGAACGTGGTTACCTGGCAGATGTTGAATTGTCGAAAATCGGTAGCTTCGAAGCCGCTCTGCTGGCTTACGTCGACCGTGATCACGCTCCACTGATGCAAGAGATCAACCAGTCCGGTGGCTATAACGACGAAATCGAAGGCAAGCTGAAAGGCATCCTCGATTCCTTCAAAGCAACCCAATCCTGGTAA